The genomic interval AGGTAACCCCAAGTGTCTGTCCAAGGTCGACATTCACGGCCAGTGCCGGTACTGCGGCGAGTTTCTCGTCATGCGAAAccactcgtactcgtcgCACATGTACTCCAAGCACGGAATCAgcgccaccaccaacaacgtGCTGCCTCTGCCCACCAAGATCTCGTCCATCGAGAACAAAAGAGGAGGCATCAAGCTACAGGGGTACTGTTCCATCTGTCGCACCAACGTGGATCTCAACGAACGGGCCAAGGAAAACGAGTGGATCTCGTGGTTCTACCACCAGCAGGCCCACAATGTGGTAGAGCGCAAGCAATAGACGGAGAGAGCAACAGTAGTGTATGTATATAGGCATAATTAATGAAGCATGTGACAAGACGAGCATGGGGTCGAATAGCTACAAGTCCAGCGACTTGTTGAGGGACAGCCGATCCGAACATAGTCtcattacaagtacaatgtTCAGTATGACAGCTGGAAACGAGGGAGGGGTCGGCGAGTActgctgtacagtagcacGTTGTGTTGGTATCTCGATTGAAATCACATGACTGTGCAAACCTGTCGGTATTGGGTGCTATAATGATGAGGAAAGGGATATGTAGCCTATGTAGCCTTTGGTCCAAGCCGCACCTCTTCGTCACATGGTCAGTTTGCTGTTTTGCCACCAGAGTGGcgatgaagaggaagagagtCTCATGTCAGAAGTTTGGTTACAGGCAAAACTGTCTTGCTGTAGCCTATGGGAGGAGATgactggtggagaaggtgaaaTGGAGAGTGTTTTAAAAcgatgttttttttcttcctttttttccccctaCTGTTGAAGTTTTGTTAATTTTCCGAAAAATGGGAAACAATCATCGCATTTACTCAGATTCAAAGTATCTCATTCAAAGACCTTATCTAAATACTAACTAATTGTTTCCATTTACTTATCAAAATGCCTCTCCTCACTTAACCTCCAGTTGAACCCGACGTTGCATTAAACTTTGACAAGGTGCATCCATATGTCTAGATAATACGTATTACAGTATCTTGTCGTCACACTCTTCACCACTACTTTCCTCTAAACAAACGCAATGTCTTCGTTCTGGGGAAACTCGCAAGCCGGCGTGCCTCCGGAGACCGCCAACAACTCGTCGTGGTGGTCCAACATCCAAAACGGAATCCGACTGCCCACCACCGAGACGGAAACCATGGCTGAAAACGCCGGAGTGGACACCCAGATTGCCGAGCCCGAGTGGTTCAAGCTGTCGTGGTGGGACCGTATGATTGTGTTTGGCGTGTGTCTGGCCGGCGCCGTGGTTTGTTTTGCCATCTGCTTCCTCATCATGCCTGTGCTGGTGCTCAAGCCTCGAAAGTTTGCGGTTCTGTGGACTCTGGGCTCCCTTTTGTTTGTCATTTCCTTTGGCGTGCTGCAGGGCCCTGTTTCCTACGTCAAGCATCTGGTCAGCAAGGAGCGATTGCCGTTCACCGTTGCCTTCTTTGGCTCCATCTTCGCCACTCTCTACTTTTCGCTCGGCATGAAGAACACCCTGTTGACTATCATCGCTTGTGTAGTGCAGTTGGTCGCCGCCATTTGGTACGCGGTGTCGTACTTCCCCTTTGGACACCAGACGATGCGATTTGCAAGCAGAGTGGGTGCTAGACAGGTCACTGGGTGGATTAACAGCTGATCAGCGTGCAAAGTTACTTGAAAGGCAACTGATAACCAACCACCAGCTGCAATCTCGGCCACAACAATACCAGTCTCGTCTACACGAGACGCAAAACGAATGACTATGGTACGAGTATTAGTAACTGTGTGtcgacaacaccaacaaacgGGCGTCCGCAGCTACAACATTCAGACGTGAAAAGGTATACATAATGAATAATGACTATTGAAAGTGTACAGCACTGTCCGCTGAACTTCACAGCCATGGCCCCCACTCATGCCTAACCGTAGTTGACACTCTGACAAACGTACTTTTCATCGACATTGACGTTGAGCCGATCAGGTCGAAGGTCTCGGGTACAAATACTCGTGGGAGTGAGCACCCGGTTGGGCAGAGGCAGATCCTCCTTGTAGAATTGGTTGTCGGACTTGTCGGCCACGTCGCTCTTGGACACAATGGTCTTGCCAATCAGGTGGCTCCATTTCGCTTCTGGTGCTTCAGACATTTGGAATTGCAATCGTGAGTGTGTCgtaggagaagaagagagtcGTCAACTGGTAATGTGTGTGGTGATATTAGCAATCCGGGGTGCATATCAGATGCTACTTAACTTTGGGTGtatctatatatatatatatgacGCCACTGGAAATATATTGTCTACGCTGCAATCAATTTTCTTTTTATTTCTAGTATACATCTATCTAGCACCGTTATTAACCTGTTCATATGCTCCCTTGTACGCGGGTCCTTTTGTAGTTAGTGTAGTTATCGATCCATGGGCTTCATCTGAGGGTGAGACAAGTCCCAGCCCATGCCCTCGCAAATGGCCTGCACCGCCAAATCGCTCTCGCCACACAAGCTGATGTCAAAGTAGAACCGCGCACTGGGTTCCCGGTTGATGTAGACTCGTGGCACGCCCAGAGGCACCTGTTTGGCAATGTCGCACGCCGGCGATACCTTGAGCGACGTTcccagacacagaaacagatcCACTTTGGGCGTGGGGCCTCCCATGATGATATCCGACCGCACCATGTGCCGGAACCGGTCTGGCAGAGCCTCTCCGAAGAAGACAATGTCTGGTTTGATGACTCCTTCGCAGCGCTTGCGTCGGCACATTGGGATCTCTCCGGCGACAATCTCCGGACGCAACGACTCGCATGTGACCTTGGCTCCACACTGGCGACAGGTGGCCATGTGGAAGGCGCCGTGGCACTGCACCATTTTGGACTCCTCGATGCCGGCAATGTGTTCCAGGTCGTCAATGTTCTGTGTGTAGATTCGCAGCAGCTTGCCCTTGtcctgcagcagcttgaggaAAGCGTGGGTCGGTGAAATCAGCGCCTGAGTGGGCATCATCACCTTGGACGCCACCCGGTAGAAAGGCGTGGGGTCCTGGTCAAACACCTCCAGGTCAAACACCTCCTGGGGGTCCGACAGACCCAGCGACTCCAGATCGAGGCTTTTGTACAGACCGTCGGCGGACCGGAAGTCCGGGATGCCCAGCGATGTGGAGATGCCCGCGCCGCACAGCACCACAATGTTCTGCGCCGTTTCCAGCTCGCGCAGCAAGTCTCCAAACGTGTGGATCTTGGAGTGAGCCGCCAGACTCTCCACGTCTCCGGTGCCAAACCGGCTGAACGCCCCCTCGTCCTCCCCTTCGTCCGACGAGATGTACTCGATGTTGGCCTGCGCCGCCGCCTGTTGCATGATATCCGTGTCCGGCATAGctttggtggtgatgttagaggtacgagtacttgtgcCTTGCGGTTTGCGGTTTGCTTCAGTGATACCTATCTACCAGACAGTATCAACCTTCTGTGCAGGGGAATAGAGTTGGCTAACCCGTTGGTCCCAAACAACAGAAAAGAATGGACCGCAAAAAGTGCTGATGCAGAGGTCAGAATGCCCAGCGTCGATGGTGCTATGTTGGGACCTTTTTCTTCACGTgagctgagaagaagaagtgtTTGAAAGCAAGAAAAATACCGGTGGAGAAGTGGGGGACCACCCGGGGGGAAACAGACGGTATTTATATATCTATCCGCTAGTTTTGGTGGCTCTAAAAAGCCCCCGactccttgaactcgtcCCTTTACAAGTGTGCGGCGTTGAGTGGTTGTCCGAAAACAGAAATCACGTGTATTGGCATGAGTGGGAGATATGTAAATTAAATAAaggcagaaaaaaaaggcagaaaaaaaggcagaaaaaaaagaagaaaaaaaagaaaaaaaaagaaaaaaaaaggaaaaaaaaaagaacaaggagaaaAGGTATGAGTATACACAAGTATTTTTtaatgtgtgtgtgtccatattctggtcacgtgacgtttCTCGAACATCAAACCCCCTCTCCCTtgtctactcgtacaactCACTCGGCATCTACAATCACACATGTCTCCTGTGCATCCAATATGCAGCGGAAAGAGTGATGGGACGGGTTGCGAGTTGAAAAGTCGGCTTTTTGAAAGACCAGAGTCGACCGGGTTCATTTAATTGTCTTGCGAGTATCAACCGGTGGTATCTATTGTTTAGTAGAATGGTTGGTAgagatacagtatgtagaTATAGGCTACCTGTATTGTAGGAAGTCGAGTAAAACAAACGACTATACGAATACATAGGACCATCTGACCCAGTCGTaagtgtacagtacataccggtacgagtaatTCTACTATACGAGTGTATATTCCCTATTCTGGACTGTACCAATAATGTCGATAGTCCAAACATGACCATATCtggtggtacagtatgtccAGTCTAGTGATGGACTTTAGGGctaagtacatactggtagGATCTCTCCACTGCAGTAGTAAGAAGACAATCTCTACTCGTCCAGGTCAAACTCCACCGACTAAAATCACTCTGATTCCTCCTTTTGTACTCTATCAATCATATTCGTCTATGGGTTCTATCTGTCTACTGCCTGTCTACAACTTGGCCACGGCGGCAGACTCaaacttgttcttgttgggGTTCTTTCGGACCCACAggttgatggtgatgtcGTTCCACTTTTTGTTCTCGGCCACGAGCTCAAAGCCAACCTTCTGGGCCAGGCCCGACGATCGCTTGTTGGGCGGCTCAATGATGGCCAGCCAGTCGctcttggtgatgttgtgcTTCTCGTCCCACTCGACCAGACCGTAGAGCGCCTCCTTGCCAATGCCCTTGCCCTGGGCCGACGGCGCCATGGTCCACGACGCCTCGACAAACTGGGGGCTGTAAGGCGCGGCAATGGGCCGCTTGAAGTGGCTGATTCCAATCTCGCCGTAGAACTCGTTGGTCACCTTGTCGCGGATGGTGAAGCAGCCGTAGCCAAAGTAGTCCCAGTGGCCCTTCCGGTGCAGAATCTTGAGCCACACGTGCTCGGGATCCACAATCTCGCCGCCAATGTACTTCATCACATCAGCGTCGCCCATGAGCTTGCAGCAGTCATCGTAGTCGTCGATGTTGGTCGGACGGATGATGAGTCGATCGGTGATGATTTGCGGCTGGATGTCGGTCATGATGTCAAGATGTAATGGGTTCAACAAGCTACAAGAGTCCACCACGCGTCTTATATATGCTCACCGCCCGGTTATCATCCCACAATAACATTCGGGGCTCAGTGACCCGGTGCATCTGTCATGCTGGacaacctacaagtagacgaGTCTAGAAAACGGCTTAACGTAGCCGCTACTTTCGTAGCAACCGCTCGAGAAAGTTGGATCGGCACTTTTTTCACCGTCCACGAGCCTGTCGTATGCGCCGGTCTGCATTTTTATGGATCACTAATCGGTAAAGGGCGCGAGCGACTCAGGTGGTAGGAGTCCTTGCGCTCACCAGGCGTTGCAGGTTAGTCGGGTTCGTCAGGGTTACTGTAGATCTCTACAAGcacgagtacttgtagtacagtacggaGTGATACTCATTCTCGAAGAATAAAACAGATATCGGGCAGAACAAGAGAACCAAACCTCTCAGAAGACAATGAGTAGTGCTAGACAGACTAACAGAGAACTTTCGATAGAccatgtacatactgtagtcaaGAGTATTCCACTACAATACCTCTACAAGCATAATCCCTACGAGTGCCATACTCCTGTCCTACTCCTATCCTCCCCCACACCTACCCACATCCACACTACCCACATCCACACTACCCACATCCACACTACCCACATCCACACCTACCCACAGCCACACCTTCTCACAGCCACACCTACCATCCACTCCACATCATGGCCAGGTCAAGAATGCTTCTGAAACGCACCATCCAACGCTTCCTTTCTTCGGAAATTCTCTCAGCCTCTTTTGGCTCCTCTTTCTCGTGCACCTCACGTGTACAACCGAAATAGAAGGCCGAGACGAGCGGTGCTCGCAATCACAATCGCAATCGCAATCGCAGTTCTTCTATCTGTCTCGCACCTGCTCTGTGCTCACCTCCATTGTACCATGGTCCAAAAGAAGCAGCCATCTGACCCAAACGTACAACTCCTTTGTCCACAGAAACCAAGAGCCCTCAAGGAACTCAGCTGGCAACCCGAATGAACTCTCACTCGCCTCTTCCGGATCTATTCTGGTGCTGTTCCGGGCCGCGCATCGACAAACAGCCCGAACCGCGGCATACGATAGAGTTGAAGACATTGTCGGATGATGGAATTTATCCGGAGTTAAAAGAATCGTCTGGAATTGCCGTCGAGTTCCAAGCCTCACACTAAAATACAAGAGAAACTGTACCTACAATTCATGTGGCAAATCTCTACAAACTGCCCCAAAACCTCCATGCTTTTTTCCCATCAAATTCACTTGACAGCCTTGTTGGGAGTTTGTGGGTTACTTGGCAGCGCGGTTAATAAAGTTTCATTTTTAGGTGGCGATTAGAAAAAGAAATTAAAGAGCcgaaatcaaaaaaataaataaagaaaataaataaataaaacaTAAATGAACCTTTTAGAATTAAATTCGAAAAAATTAGGAAAAATAATTAAAATGTCAAAAACGCCAGGCATGAgatacaactacaacaTACTCTTCAGTAGAATCAATTCATCTATAAATCCGTTAGTAGGCCTACCAGTAGACCATTAAATAAATACGCTGAATGCTCATGCTACATCTGTGTAGATCATGCTTTTTTCTCAGTCGGGGGATCCAGGCGCGGGATCCAGGCGCGGGAAAGCTCAGCACGCCGGAATTAGCAGGAGTCGCCAccagccttctcctgcaGCTCGCCTCTCCAAGAGTACAGGTTGGACATGTTCACCTTGGAGCTCTTGCTGGTGTTCTCGTCGAAGATGGAACAGCCG from Yarrowia lipolytica chromosome 1F, complete sequence carries:
- a CDS encoding uncharacterized protein (Compare to YALI0F11616g, gnl|GLV|YALI0F11616g [Yarrowia lipolytica] weakly similar to uniprot|Q8TGJ7 Saccharomyces cerevisiae YLL066W-B): MYILYAILLSYSYPPPHLPTSTLPTSTLPTSTLPTSTPTHSHTFSQPHLPSTPHHGQVKNASETHHPTLPFFGNSLSLFWLLFLVHLTCTTEIEGRDERCSQSQSQSQSQFFYLSRTCSVLTSIVPWSKRSSHLTQTYNSFVHRNQEPSRNSAGNPNELSLASSGSILVLFRAAHRQTARTAAYDRNRLELPSSSKPHTKIQEKLYLQFMWQISTNCPKTSMLFSHQIHLTALLGVCGLLGSAVNKVSFLGGD
- a CDS encoding uncharacterized protein (Compare to YALI0F11605g, weakly similar to uniprot|Q6CGW9 Yarrowia lipolytica YALI0A15400g), whose product is MTDIQPQIITDRLIIRPTNIDDYDDCCKLMGDADVMKYIGGEIVDPEHVWLKILHRKGHWDYFGYGCFTIRDKVTNEFYGEIGISHFKRPIAAPYSPQFVEASWTMAPSAQGKGIGKEALYGLVEWDEKHNITKSDWLAIIEPPNKRSSGLAQKVGFELVAENKKWNDITINLWVRKNPNKNKFESAAVAKL
- a CDS encoding uncharacterized protein (Compare to YALI0F11561g, similar to Saccharomyces cerevisiae SFT2 (YBL102W); ancestral locus Anc_7.437, similar to uniprot|P38166 Saccharomyces cerevisiae YBL102w and DEHA0G16038g Debaryomyces hansenii), with the protein product MSSFWGNSQAGVPPETANNSSWWSNIQNGIRLPTTETETMAENAGVDTQIAEPEWFKLSWWDRMIVFGVCLAGAVVCFAICFLIMPVLVLKPRKFAVLWTLGSLLFVISFGVLQGPVSYVKHLVSKERLPFTVAFFGSIFATLYFSLGMKNTLLTIIACVVQLVAAIWYAVSYFPFGHQTMRFASRVGARQVTGWINS
- a CDS encoding uncharacterized protein (Compare to YALI0F11583g, similar to uniprot|P06700 Saccharomyces cerevisiae YDL042c and DEHA0E14146g Debaryomyces hansenii): MPDTDIMQQAAAQANIEYISSDEGEDEGAFSRFGTGDVESLAAHSKIHTFGDLLRELETAQNIVVLCGAGISTSLGIPDFRSADGLYKSLDLESLGLSDPQEVFDLEVFDQDPTPFYRVASKVMMPTQALISPTHAFLKLLQDKGKLLRIYTQNIDDLEHIAGIEESKMVQCHGAFHMATCRQCGAKVTCESLRPEIVAGEIPMCRRKRCEGVIKPDIVFFGEALPDRFRHMVRSDIIMGGPTPKVDLFLCLGTSLKVSPACDIAKQVPLGVPRVYINREPSARFYFDISLCGESDLAVQAICEGMGWDLSHPQMKPMDR